The following proteins are co-located in the Vigna angularis cultivar LongXiaoDou No.4 chromosome 2, ASM1680809v1, whole genome shotgun sequence genome:
- the LOC108329655 gene encoding sulfoquinovosyl transferase SQD2 yields MKAIAFTTSPFFSPPFCSSTTTSSSCSSSSSPHRARFQRFKSSGLKPFTLSCREARLCSLQGLKAMRGGKSFVLEAGNITTAEVDSHGEGENEGALLCSDNENNSRPRRIALFVEPSPFAYVSGYKNRFQNFIKCLREMGDEVMVVTTHEGVPQEFYGAKLIGSWSFPCPLYQKVPLSLALSPRIISEVARFKPDIIHASSPGIMVFGALIIAKLLCVPIVMSYHTHVPVYIPRYTFSWLVKPMWLIIKFLHRAADLTLVPSAAIAGDLLAARVTAANKIRLWNKGVDSEKFHPRYRSYEMRLRLSNGEPEKPLIVHVGRLGVEKSLDFLKRLMDRLPEARIAFIGDGPYREELEKMFKGMPAVFTGMLRGEELSQAYASGDVFVMPSESETLGFVVLEAMSSGIPVVAARAGGIPDIIPADQDGKTSYLYNPGDLEDCLSKLKPLLHNKVLRETMAKAAREEMEKYDWKEATRIIRNEQYNAAIWFWRKKRAQLLRPFQWLAKRFFPSPQVN; encoded by the exons ATGAAAGCCATTGCATTCACTACAAGTCCCTTCTTTTCTCCACCCTTTTGTTCATCTACCACTACCTCTTCTTCTTGTTCCTCATCGTCTTCTCCCCATCGTGCTAGATTTCAACGTTTTAAGTCCTCAGGATTAAAACCCTTCACTCTTTCTTGCAGAGAAGCACGGTTGTGCTCTTTGCAGGGGTTGAAAGCTATGAGGGGTGGAAAAAGTTTTGTGCTTGAGGCTGGAAATATCACCACGGCAGAGGTTGATTCTCATGGAGAAGGGGAGAACGAGGGTGCTTTGCTATGCTCCGATAATGAGAACAATTCAAGGCCTCGGAGAATTGCTCTCTTCGTTGAACCTTCTCCCTTTGC ATATGTCTCAGGATACAAAAACCGGTTTCAAAACTTCATCAAATGCCTTCGCGAAATGGGAGATGAG GTGATGGTTGTGACAACACATGAGGGAGTGCCCCAGGAATTTTATGGAGCCAAATTAATTGGATCTTGGAG CTTTCCCTGCCCATTGTATCAGAAGGTACCCCTCTCCTTGGCACTTAGTCCAAGAATAATTTCAGAGGTAGCCCGGTTTAAGCCTGACATAATTCATGCATCTTCGCCAGGCATAATG GTTTTTGGAGCTCTTATCATTGCAAAACTATTGTGTGTTCCTATTGTCATGTCCTACCACACCCATGTACCTGT GTACATTCCAAGATATACCTTTAGCTGGTTGGTGAAACCCATGTGGTTGATCATAA AATTTCTTCACAGAGCAGCTGATCTGACTCTGGTTCCATCTGCTGCCATAGCAGGGGATCTCCTAGCAGCTAGAGTCACAGCAG CTAACAAGATTCGACTTTGGAACAAGGGTGTTGATTCTGAAAAATTCCATCCCCGATACCGTTCATATGAAATGCGATTAAGACTAAG CAATGGTGAACCTGAGAAACCCTTGATAGTTCATGTTGGACGGCTTGGAGTAGAGAAGAGTTTAGATTTTCTCAAAAG GCTCATGGATAGGCTTCCTGAAGCCCGAATCGCTTTCATTGGTGATGGACCATACAG GGAGGAGCtagagaaaatgtttaaaggtATGCCTGCAGTGTTCACTGGAATGCTAAGAGGGGAAGAACTGTCCCAAGCATATGCTAGTGGAGATGTGTTTGTCATGCCTTCAGAGTCAGAGACACTTGGTTTTGTGGTTTTGGAGGCCATGTCTTCAGGGATACCTGTGGTGGCGGCACGTGCGGGAGGTATTCCTGATATAATCCCTGCAGATCAAGACGGAAAAACTAGCTATTTGTATAATCCTGGAGATCTTGAAGATTGCTTGAGTAAACTAAAGCCACTTTTGCACAACAAAGTGTTGAGGGAAACCATGGCAAAAGCTGCGCGTGAAGAGATGGAAAAGTATGATTGGAAGGAAGCCACACGAATAATTCGCAACGAACAATACAATGCTGCCATTTGGTTCTGGCGCAAGAAAAGAGCTCAACTGTTGAGACCCTTCCAATGGCTGGCAAAACGTTTTTTCCCTTCACCACAAGTCAATTAA